A single region of the Sphingobium sp. TKS genome encodes:
- the queG gene encoding tRNA epoxyqueuosine(34) reductase QueG, which yields MPTQNETLEERLKAEALRLGFAACAIAPADAAPRSAKRLRQWLDAGHHGGMLWMEERAGQRGSPQGLWPEVRSVIMLGMSYAPGRDPLALADVGDRGRISVYAQGRDYHDVVKKGLKALARWLVEQQPSALKVFVDTAPVMEKPLAQAAGLGWQGKHSNLVSQAHGSWLFLGAIYSEIALVPDAPETDHCGSCTACQAACPTAAFPAPYVVDARRCISYLTIEHKGPIPEEFRAAIGNRIYGCDDCLAVCPWNKFADAAAANRAFIGRAELAAPELGDLLALDDAGFREIFSGSPIKRIGRNRMVRNAAIAAGNSGDKRLIERLRPLTGDEDPVVAEAARWALERLG from the coding sequence ATGCCAACGCAAAACGAAACATTGGAAGAACGGCTTAAGGCCGAAGCGTTGCGGTTGGGCTTTGCCGCCTGCGCCATCGCGCCCGCCGATGCCGCGCCGCGTTCGGCCAAGAGATTGCGCCAATGGCTGGACGCCGGGCATCATGGCGGGATGCTGTGGATGGAGGAGCGCGCGGGGCAGCGCGGATCGCCGCAAGGGCTGTGGCCCGAAGTGCGCAGCGTCATCATGCTGGGGATGAGTTATGCGCCGGGACGCGATCCGCTGGCCCTGGCTGATGTCGGGGACCGGGGACGGATTTCGGTCTATGCGCAGGGGCGCGACTATCATGACGTGGTCAAGAAGGGGCTGAAGGCGCTCGCCCGCTGGCTGGTCGAGCAGCAGCCGAGCGCGCTCAAGGTCTTTGTCGATACCGCGCCGGTGATGGAAAAGCCGCTGGCGCAGGCGGCGGGGCTGGGCTGGCAGGGGAAACACAGCAACCTCGTCAGCCAGGCGCACGGCAGTTGGCTGTTCCTGGGGGCGATCTACAGCGAGATTGCGCTGGTCCCGGATGCGCCGGAGACGGACCATTGCGGCAGTTGTACAGCCTGTCAGGCCGCCTGTCCGACCGCTGCCTTTCCCGCGCCCTATGTGGTCGATGCGCGGCGGTGCATTTCCTATCTCACCATCGAGCATAAGGGGCCGATTCCGGAGGAGTTCCGGGCGGCGATCGGCAACCGCATTTACGGCTGCGACGATTGTCTGGCGGTGTGTCCGTGGAACAAGTTCGCGGATGCCGCCGCGGCAAACCGGGCTTTTATCGGGCGGGCGGAGCTGGCGGCGCCGGAACTGGGCGATCTGCTGGCGCTGGACGATGCGGGCTTTCGCGAGATTTTTTCCGGTTCACCAATCAAGCGGATCGGACGGAACCGGATGGTGCGCAACGCCGCCATCGCGGCGGGGAACAGCGGCGACAAGCGGCTGATTGAGCGGTTGCGGCCGCTGACCGGGGATGAAGACCCGGTGGTGGCGGAGGCTGCGCGTTGGGCGCTGGAGCGGTTGGGCTAG
- a CDS encoding adenosine kinase, which yields MTAAAPTLDVVAIGNAIVDVLARSDDAFLAEHALTKGGMQLIDAETAESLYADMGAGKEISGGSAANTLAGLAALGKKCGFIGQVNEDQLGAVFAHDVRALGIRYDTPVMQGDVPTARCLILVTPDAQRTMNTFLGASQFLPEAALDLDLIRSASILYLEGYLWDPEQPRAAMRAAIDAARGAGRKVAFTLSDNFVIDRHRADFLDLIDQGLIDILFSNEGEIQSLAQVDDFEKAVAAIAAKVPVLVSTRSEKGAIAVVDGMRYEAFAAPVAEVIDTTGAGDLFAAGFLAGHLEGLEVDKCLKLGAAAAAEVISHWGARPEEDLQAIRAKALG from the coding sequence GTGACCGCTGCTGCCCCCACGCTTGATGTTGTCGCAATCGGCAACGCCATTGTCGACGTGCTCGCCCGGAGCGATGACGCTTTCCTGGCCGAACATGCGCTGACCAAGGGCGGCATGCAGCTTATCGACGCGGAAACCGCGGAGAGCCTTTATGCCGATATGGGCGCGGGCAAGGAGATCAGCGGCGGGTCGGCGGCGAACACGCTGGCGGGGCTGGCGGCGCTGGGCAAGAAATGCGGCTTCATCGGGCAGGTCAATGAGGACCAGTTGGGCGCGGTCTTCGCGCATGACGTGCGGGCGCTCGGCATCCGCTACGACACGCCGGTGATGCAGGGCGATGTGCCGACGGCGCGCTGCCTGATCCTGGTGACGCCGGACGCGCAGCGGACGATGAACACCTTTTTGGGGGCGTCGCAGTTTCTGCCTGAGGCGGCGCTGGATCTCGACCTGATCCGTTCGGCTTCGATCCTCTACCTGGAAGGCTATCTCTGGGATCCGGAGCAGCCGCGGGCGGCGATGCGCGCAGCGATCGACGCGGCGCGGGGCGCGGGGCGGAAGGTCGCCTTCACCCTGTCCGACAATTTCGTGATCGACCGGCATCGGGCCGACTTCCTCGACCTGATCGACCAGGGGCTGATCGACATCCTCTTTTCCAATGAGGGGGAAATTCAGTCGCTGGCGCAGGTCGACGATTTCGAGAAGGCGGTGGCTGCCATCGCGGCCAAGGTGCCGGTGCTGGTGTCGACGCGCAGCGAAAAGGGCGCGATCGCGGTGGTCGACGGCATGCGCTACGAAGCCTTTGCGGCGCCGGTGGCCGAGGTGATCGACACGACCGGGGCGGGCGATCTGTTCGCGGCGGGCTTCCTTGCCGGTCATCTGGAGGGGCTGGAGGTCGACAAGTGCCTGAAACTGGGCGCGGCGGCGGCGGCCGAGGTGATCTCGCACTGGGGCGCGCGGCCCGAAGAGGATCTGCAGGCGATCCGGGCGAAGGCGCTGGGGTGA
- a CDS encoding ABC transporter ATP-binding protein, with protein sequence MIGAPQPTYAVEGHGLVKTFGNFRAVDGIDIAVPAGSIYGILGPNGAGKTTLLRTLLGIIDPDEGVRSLLGDPVPLRQARNVGYLPEERGLYPSMKAFEAVAFMGALRGLPLKTGRERARAMLADYGMGASTEKPIRQLSKGMAQTVQLFGTIIHEPRLIVLDEPFSGLDAFNQGKLEVLIRDQARRGVTVLFSTHVIAHAERLCERVAIVAGGRVRFEGTVDDARNRLRPQVRLRTRASDGGWRRALPAETLAEDGTWHFALPKDGIEPLLRALLDSNAGIESLSIERPGLHDAFVAIAGEAAARQMQDDQAREEAA encoded by the coding sequence ATGATCGGGGCTCCTCAACCGACCTATGCCGTTGAAGGCCATGGTCTTGTCAAGACATTCGGCAATTTCCGGGCGGTGGACGGCATCGACATCGCGGTGCCCGCCGGTTCGATCTACGGCATTCTTGGCCCCAATGGCGCGGGCAAGACGACGCTGCTCAGAACCCTGCTCGGCATCATCGACCCGGATGAAGGGGTGCGCAGCCTGTTGGGCGATCCCGTTCCGCTGCGTCAGGCCCGCAATGTCGGCTATCTGCCTGAAGAACGCGGCCTTTACCCCTCCATGAAGGCGTTCGAGGCAGTCGCCTTCATGGGTGCTCTGCGCGGCCTGCCGCTCAAGACCGGGCGGGAGCGCGCCCGCGCCATGCTGGCCGATTACGGCATGGGCGCCTCGACCGAAAAGCCGATCCGTCAGTTGTCGAAGGGCATGGCCCAGACCGTCCAACTTTTCGGCACGATCATCCACGAACCGCGCCTTATCGTGCTGGACGAGCCCTTTTCCGGCCTCGACGCCTTCAACCAGGGCAAGTTGGAGGTGCTGATCCGCGATCAGGCCCGGCGCGGCGTGACGGTGCTCTTTTCCACCCATGTCATCGCCCATGCCGAACGGCTGTGCGAGCGTGTCGCCATCGTCGCGGGCGGCCGCGTCCGCTTCGAAGGCACGGTGGACGATGCCCGCAACCGTCTCCGCCCGCAAGTCCGCCTCCGCACCCGCGCCAGCGACGGCGGCTGGCGCCGCGCCTTGCCCGCCGAAACCCTGGCGGAAGACGGGACATGGCATTTCGCCCTGCCGAAGGACGGCATCGAACCATTGCTCCGCGCCCTGCTCGACAGCAATGCCGGGATAGAAAGCCTGTCGATCGAGCGTCCCGGCCTGCACGACGCTTTCGTCGCCATCGCCGGTGAAGCGGCGGCGCGGCAAATGCAGGACGATCAGGCGCGGGAGGAAGCGGCATGA
- a CDS encoding EI24 domain-containing protein — translation MVLAAALRAFPSIFHGAALRLLLKTLLLTLLAFAILAIALWSGIHAARLHFGWDGGMGWGGLAEATATALAMIAAAWLLFRATAMAIMNLFADDIIVAVERDSYPQAAARARPVGWGRSLHSALRSLLRTIGWNLLALPAYALLLVTGVGTIGLFLILNATLLGRDLADMVEPRHPDLPPIPRGSRWLMGLVSALLFLVPILNLLAPIWSAAMAVHMLHGARRKMP, via the coding sequence ATGGTCCTCGCCGCCGCCCTTCGCGCCTTCCCTTCGATCTTTCACGGCGCCGCGCTTCGGCTGCTGCTTAAGACGTTGCTGCTGACCCTGCTTGCCTTCGCGATCCTCGCCATCGCGCTGTGGAGCGGCATCCACGCCGCCCGCCTGCATTTCGGCTGGGACGGGGGCATGGGATGGGGCGGGCTGGCCGAAGCGACGGCCACCGCCCTTGCGATGATCGCAGCCGCCTGGCTGTTGTTCCGCGCCACCGCCATGGCGATCATGAACCTCTTTGCCGACGACATCATCGTCGCGGTGGAGCGCGACAGCTACCCGCAAGCCGCCGCCCGCGCCCGCCCGGTCGGCTGGGGGCGCAGCCTCCATTCCGCCCTGCGCTCCCTCCTGCGCACCATTGGCTGGAACCTTCTCGCGCTGCCCGCCTATGCGCTGCTGCTGGTGACGGGCGTCGGCACCATCGGCCTGTTCCTGATCCTCAACGCCACCCTGCTCGGCCGCGACCTGGCCGACATGGTCGAGCCGCGCCACCCCGACCTGCCGCCTATCCCGCGCGGCAGCCGGTGGCTGATGGGCCTCGTCTCGGCGCTTCTGTTCCTTGTGCCGATCCTCAACCTGCTTGCACCGATCTGGAGCGCGGCTATGGCAGTCCACATGCTGCACGGTGCCCGAAGGAAAATGCCATGA